A genomic region of Pseudoalteromonas piscicida contains the following coding sequences:
- a CDS encoding pilin yields MTQKQQGGFTLIELMIVVAIIGILAAVALPQYQDYVARSQVSEASALSGSAKTAIAELRQQTGNFPGAATTPANTDLAATGTYGALAVGVDNGVITFTFNNTTATELRGNTIVFTPNIANNSFRWTCTASIPIDLAPQGCTAIAAP; encoded by the coding sequence ATGACTCAAAAACAACAGGGTGGTTTTACCCTAATCGAACTAATGATTGTAGTTGCAATCATCGGTATTCTAGCTGCGGTAGCTTTGCCTCAGTATCAGGATTATGTTGCACGAAGCCAAGTGTCAGAAGCTTCAGCTTTATCAGGAAGTGCAAAGACCGCAATAGCAGAACTTCGTCAACAAACAGGAAACTTTCCAGGAGCCGCTACTACTCCAGCTAATACTGACTTAGCAGCAACAGGCACCTACGGTGCGTTAGCAGTTGGGGTTGACAATGGTGTTATTACTTTCACTTTTAACAATACTACTGCTACTGAATTACGCGGTAATACAATTGTATTTACTCCAAATATCGCTAACAACTCATTTAGATGGACATGCACAGCATCAATCCCTATTGATTTAGCTCCGCAGGGCTGTACTGCAATTGCAGCTCCATAA
- the nadC gene encoding carboxylating nicotinate-nucleotide diphosphorylase yields the protein MIDQNLISQLVKQALDEDLNYQTPNEGDITAALIPETQQANAYVITREDCVFVGKALIEEVFQQVDPSVSVNVLVNDGDFVAANTRLFTASGSARAILTAERTALNFVQTLSGTATTTAKYVEILSGTQTKLLDTRKTIPGLRALQKYAVKCGGGKNHRIGLFDAYLIKENHIAACGSIAKAVATARNNHPDKPVEVEVENLSELQQALDAGSDIIMLDNFSVSEIQQAVEITQGKAKLEVSGNMTIEILTTYAQAGVDFISSGALTKHVQSIDLSMRFE from the coding sequence ATGATTGACCAAAACCTTATCAGCCAATTGGTAAAGCAGGCGCTAGACGAAGACCTTAATTATCAAACACCAAACGAAGGTGATATTACCGCAGCCCTTATCCCAGAAACGCAGCAAGCAAATGCCTATGTGATCACAAGGGAAGATTGTGTGTTCGTTGGCAAGGCGTTAATCGAGGAGGTTTTTCAACAAGTTGACCCAAGTGTTAGCGTCAACGTACTTGTGAACGACGGCGATTTTGTTGCCGCCAACACTCGCTTGTTTACCGCAAGCGGCTCAGCAAGAGCGATTCTAACCGCTGAACGCACGGCGCTTAACTTTGTACAAACGCTATCGGGCACGGCAACCACCACAGCAAAATATGTTGAGATTTTAAGTGGTACGCAAACTAAACTGCTAGATACACGTAAAACCATCCCAGGATTAAGAGCGCTACAAAAATACGCCGTTAAATGTGGCGGTGGTAAAAATCATAGAATCGGTCTATTTGATGCGTATCTTATTAAAGAAAACCACATTGCCGCCTGTGGCAGTATCGCCAAAGCCGTTGCCACTGCGCGTAATAACCACCCAGACAAACCTGTGGAAGTTGAAGTAGAAAACCTAAGCGAATTACAACAAGCCTTAGATGCTGGCAGCGATATTATTATGCTGGACAACTTCAGCGTAAGTGAAATTCAACAAGCGGTTGAAATCACGCAAGGCAAAGCCAAGCTGGAAGTCTCTGGTAATATGACCATTGAAATTTTGACGACTTACGCACAAGCTGGTGTTGATTTTATTTCAAGCGGCGCACTGACCAAGCATGTACAAAGCATCGACCTGTCGATGCGCTTTGAATAA